The Niastella koreensis GR20-10 genome includes a window with the following:
- a CDS encoding VOC family protein, translated as MAKNNLPVMHNVGIVVESLDGAITFFTELGLKLEGRGNVEGEWAGCVTGLGDQRVEIAMMVTPDGHSRLELSRFLTPPTVEDHRTSPVNALGYLRIMFTVDNLDETLTRLYKQGATLVGEVVQYENIYRLCYIRGHEGLLIGLAEELGDK; from the coding sequence ATGGCAAAAAATAATTTACCGGTAATGCACAATGTCGGCATCGTTGTGGAATCGCTCGATGGCGCCATAACTTTTTTCACCGAATTAGGTCTGAAACTGGAAGGACGGGGCAACGTGGAAGGAGAGTGGGCGGGATGCGTCACCGGCCTGGGTGACCAGCGTGTGGAGATAGCGATGATGGTTACCCCCGATGGCCACAGCCGCCTGGAGCTTTCGCGATTTCTTACCCCGCCAACGGTTGAAGATCACAGAACGTCTCCTGTTAATGCGCTTGGTTACCTACGCATCATGTTCACCGTTGACAACCTTGACGAAACGCTCACCAGGCTGTACAAACAGGGCGCTACACTCGTTGGCGAAGTGGTGCAGTATGAGAATATTTACCGGCTCTGCTACATCCGGGGGCACGAAGGATTGCTTATTGGGCTGGCAGAAGAACTGGGTGATAAATAA